Part of the Lolium rigidum isolate FL_2022 chromosome 6, APGP_CSIRO_Lrig_0.1, whole genome shotgun sequence genome, ctcaaatttaatgaaagtttcgtacatatctgaggatcactcacgtaaattggcataattttctgagttacctacagagaattttgcccagattcgtgacagcaaagaaatctgtttctgcgcagtaatccaaatctagtatgaacttttctatcaacgactttacttggcacaacaaaacactaaactaagataaggagaggttgctacagtagtaaacaacttccaagacacaaatataaaacaaagtattgtagcaaaataacacatgggttatctcccaagaagttctttctttatagccattaagatgggctcagcagttttggtgatgcactcgcaagaaatagtatttgaagcaaaagagagcttcaagaggcaaattcaaaacacatttaagcctaacatgcttcctatgcagaggaatcttgtacataaatgaattcatgaagaacaaagtgacaagcataagaggataaaacacgagtaacttcaagattctcaacataaagaggggaaacttaatattattaagatgcatataaccatatttccctctctcataataactttcagtagcatcattgatgaaatccacaatatacccatcacttaaaacattcttatcatggttcatatgcatagaagcatcattaattttggcatgaggagagttcttttcattaatagtaattggagcaggattattatcaagaatttgaacatggtaaacaagttgcatattaagagaattgtttttggtaacccaatcatgactatgacaagtttcataagggtagttagaacctatatcatagcattcattataataatcatcaaagatcggaggcacagtgtcatcataagaaatagaatagttatctttcacagtcggtttatctatgaccataccatcgttgttattagaaggagatgtatcaaacacataatgatcagtagcaaaaggattttcaaacacctcttccccaagcttagagctttctatatcattatgggaggaagcatggatagcactgacactatggcaattattatcatcatcattttcagaattagtttcccagagatttgcaatatcaaaagtagtatgctcattcaaatcatgatcactaatgtatgtaaagggcataggaagatcatcgtattcagattcattatcacaataatcattaggagcaacatacttacggttacctagcgttatctcattcacgcggggatacgccgttacctctttctttttattctccttcttcttcttcttcttcttcttcttcgttcccttcttcttcttcttctcttccttctcctcgttcccttctttaggaggaggaggcttgaagggtggcttgtccgcataacctgatttactttcagaaacaatagaagaaacttgggaggaaccctccttttcattaattagttgaaaacacacagcggtcctatcatattttggcaaggtgtcatcttctaaaatattttgtatgtaagtatttgtatggctattatcaatgcaataagaaaaacacccatgcaggacatcatcaatatcaagatcactcatatgtaacaaagagatttttctcgacagctcttcacaccccaaaaataaagtaagttcatcatgctgattaggagtaatttcatcatcacaatacaaatttgcagcactcattgggttcaaattatcattggaggagcattgaaaattaaaatgacccacttcatggcaaacttcacaaataaaaggatagagggcacaaacttttttaccaagatcatctagagccctaaaccactttctagttttttcattagcatgatggatacaatattcatctttgatttgattaattccacaaggtctatgtattccacaaaaattaacatgcttataggaaatagcattcttaggagtttgagcatgcttattgcaataattaacaacaatttcattcttcatgcaagcctctttaaaaggttcatgatacttatcaaaattctttttaggcaattcaaaatgagaagcaaaggactttataaagatttgcagcaacttgagagtcaagaccataagtagcactcatatttcgaaatttatcggtatccataaaagcttcaatgcattcataatcataatttatacccgactctttacctttgtcgttctcccatccttcagccgttgtcctcaatccgatcaagaagatcccacctagcttcaacctgtttgcttgtgaaagatccttcCGAAcatgcatccagatagtccttatgttgtcctgaaagcctcgcataaaaattgttaacaataacattacgggggagctcatgaatgggacatttgagcattagtgatttcaatctcccccacgcttgagaaatactctctccatcacgaggataaaagttataaatataattcctatcaatatgcacttcatgaggaggataaaatttagaataaaagagagatgcaatttcctcccaaccaagagattgactattctccaacaatttataccaatgcgccactttaccagacagcgaaacagagaatagcttcttcctcacttcatccatagagatacctgcacacttgaataacccacataattcatgcaaaaacagtaaatgatctctagggtggacagttccatcccctttatagtggttatccataacacgttcaataattttcataggtattttatacggaatactttcagcaggtggatttaaaatatcacaagcatcattagagttattgcatatgggagataaagtattatcgagcaaattttctccctaaagatgggaagctaaaaatatcacaaaaactagcttccccaagcttagacttctccatagcattagcaagtaattgcattcatactaataacatcgctactagcatgcaaataaggttccataggttttttaattttcgcatcaaacaattctaaatcaggaaaaagattaaaaagctcaccaatttttttgttgttttccattatgcctaactagtgtaaacaagaaacaaaaagatgcaattgcaggatctaaaggaaatagcttcgagtacttacaacggcgcggagaatagcttagtagccaagatacggagtgtgagtaccttttacctttcctccccggcaacggcgccgtaaaatagcttgatgtctacgttcccctcctttcctcgtagacagtgttgggcctccaagagcagaggtttgtagaacagcagcaagttttcccttaagtggatcacccaaggtttatcgaactcgtggaggaagaggtcaaagatatccctctcatgcaaccccgcaaccacaaagcaagaagtctcttgtgtccccaacatacctaataggtgcactagttcggcgaagagatagtgaaatacaggtggtatgaatatatatgagcagtagcaacggtgccacaaaatagcttgctggcgtgtagttgatggtggtagtattacagaaacaagaacaagcagatagcgtatttaggaacaaggcctagggattagactttcactagtggacactctcaacattgatcacataacggaatagataaatgcatactctacactcttgttggatgatgaacacattgcgtaggattacacgaaccctcaatgccggagttaacaagctccacaattcattgttcatattttagtaaccttgacGAAgtagtaagatagatcaacatcacACCATgaagaatagatcacatcaataccatcatagtaatagttaacttcacaatccataagagatcatgatcataacactaagccaagaactacatgatgcacacacctgtcacactttacaccatgcaggaggaatagaactactttaataacatcactagagtagcacatagatgaattgtgatacaaaactcatatgaatctcaatcatgtaaagcagctcatgagatcattgtattgaagtacatagaagagagattaaccacatagctaccggtacagccccgagcctcgatggagaactactccctcctcatgggagcagcagcggtgatgaagatggcggtggagatggcagcggtgtcgatggagaagccttccgggggcacttccccgtcccggcagggtgccgaaacagagttctgtcccccgaattggagtttcgcgatggcggcggcgcccctggagtctttctggggtttcgtcaattggtactgcgtttttaggtcgaaaggggttttataggcgaagaggcggcgcagagggtcgacagggtggcctcaccctaggccggcgcggccgcagccctagcccgcgcggccctatggtgtggggcccccctggctctcctccgactctccttcggtgttctggagccttccgggaaaaataggaggtttggcgttgatttcgtccaattccgagaatattgcccaaacagcctttcggaaccaaaaacgagcagaacaacagaatcggcctttcggcatctcgtcaataggttagttccggaaaacgcataataatgacataaagtgtgaacaaaacatgtcggtattgtcataaaacaagcatgaaacatcagaaattatagatacgttggagacgtatcatgcatcattaaaactgctgagcccatcttaatggctataaagaaaagaacttcttgggagataacccatgtgttattttgctacagtaccttgttttatttttgtgtcttggaagttgtttactactgtagcaacctctccttatcttagttttgtgttttgttgtgccaagtaaagtcgttgatagtaaggttcatactagatttggattactgcgcagaaacagatttctttgctgtcacgaatctgggcctaattctctgtaggtaactcagaaaattatgccaatttacgtgagtgatcctcagatatgtgcgcaactttcattcaatttgagcattttcatttgagcaagtctagtgccattttaaaattcgtctttacggactgttctgctttgacagattctgccttttatttcgcattgcctcttttgctatgtgggatggatttctttgttccattaacttccagtagctttgggcaatgtccagaagtgttaagaatgattgtgtcacctctgaacatgtgagtttttgattatgcactaaccctctaatgagtttgtttcgagtttggtgtggaggaagttttcaagggtcaagagaggaggatgatatattatgatcaagaagagtgaagagtctaagcttggggatgccccggtggttcatccctgcatatttcaagaagactcaagcatctaagcttggggatgcccaaggcatccccttcttcatcaacaaattatcaggtttctcccttgaaactatatttttattcggtcacatcttatgtactttacttggagcgtctgtgtgtttttgtttttgtttttgtttgaataaatgcttgtgtgggagagagacacgctccgctggttcgtatgaacacatgtgttcttagcttttagtattcatggcgaagtttcttcttcattaaattgttatatggttggaattggaaaatgatacatgtagtaattgctataatgtcttgggtaatgtgatacttggcaattgttgtgctcatgtttaagctcttgcatcatatactttgcacctattaatgaagaaatacatagagcacgctaaaatttggtttgcatattttgtctctctaaggtctagataatttctagtattgagtttgaacaacaaggaagacggtgtagagtcttataatattttcaatatgtcttttatgtgagctttgctgcaccggttcatccttgtgtttgtttcaaataaccttgctagcctaaaacttgtatcgagagggaatacttctcatgcatccaaatacttgagccaaccactatgccatttgtgtccaccatacctacctactacatggtatttctccgccattccaaagtaaattgcttgagtgctacctttaaatttccatcattcacctttgcaatatatagctcatgggacaaatagcctaaaaactattgtggtattgaatatgtacttatgcactttatctcttattaagttgcttgttgtgcgataaccatgttcactggggacgccatcaactactctttgttgaatatcatgtgagttgctatgcatgtccgtcttgtccgaagtaagagagatctaccaccttaatggttggagcatgcatattgttagagaagaacattgggccgctaactaaagccatgattcatggtggaagtttcagttttggacatatatcctcaatctcatatgagaataataatttttgccacatgcttatgcattaaagaggagtccattatctgttgtccatgttgtcccggtatggatgtctaagttgagaataatcaaaagagagaaatccaaaatgtgagctttctccttagacctttgtacagagcggcatggaggtaccccattgtgacacttggttaaaacatgtgtattgtgatgatccggtagtccaagctaattaggacaaggtgcgggcactattagtatactatgcatgaggcttgcaacttgtaagatataatttacataactcatatgctttattactaccgttgacaaaattgtttcatgttttcaaaataaaagctctagcacaaatatagcaatcgatgctttcctctttgaaggaccattctttttatttttttgttgagtcggcttcacctatttctctccacctcaagaagcaaacacttgtgtgaactgtgcattgattcctacatacttgcatattgcatttgttatattactctatgttgacaatatccatgagatatacatgttataagttgaaagcaaccgctgaaacttaatcttcctatgtgttgcttcaatgcctttactttgaattattgctttatgagttaactcttatgcaagacttattgatgcttgtcttgaagtactattcatgaaaagtctttgctttatgattcaattgtttactcatgtcattaccattgctttgatcgctgcattcattacatatgcttacaatagtatgatcaaggttatgatggcatgtcacttcagaaattatctttgttatcgtttacctgctcgggacgagcaggaactaagcttggggatgctgatacgtctccgacgtattgataatttcttatgttccatgccacattattgatgatatctacatgttttatgcatactttatgtcatatttatgcgttttccggaactaacctattgacgagatgccgaaagtgccagcttcgttttctcgctgtttttggtttcagaaatcctagtaacgaaatattctcggagttggacgaaatcaacgcccaggttcctattttcaccggaagcatccagaacacccgagagccgccgagagggggccacagggcccccggatgatagggtggcgcggcccacccccggccgcgcggccctatggtgtcgtcgccccttcgaccttccgacgccgcctcttcgcctatataaaggtccctcacctaaaacctcgagacgaaaaagccacggtacgagaaaccttccagagccgccgccatcgcgaagccaagatctgggggacatgagtctctgttccggcacgccgccgggacggggaagtgcccccggaaggctcctccatcgacaccaccgccatcgccatccacacgctgctcgtctcccatgaggagggagtagttctccatcgaggctcggggctgtaccggtagctatgtggttcatctctctccctatgtacttcaatacaataatctcatgagctgccttacatgattgagattcatatgatgatgcttgtaatctagatgtcattatgctagtcaagtgaattttacttatgtgatctccggagactccttgtcccacgtgtgtaaaggtgacaagtgtgtgcaccgtgtgggtctcttaggctatatttcacgaatacttattcaccgttatgaatggcatagtgaagtgcttatttatatccctttatgattgcaatgtgttttgtatcacaatttatctatgtgctactctagtgatgttattaaagtagttttattcctcccgcacggtgtaatggtgacagtgtgtgcatccgtgttagtacttggcgtaggctatgattatgatctcttgtagattatgaagttaactattgctatgatggtattgatgtgatctattcctcctacatagtgtgaaggtgacagtgtgcatgctatgttagtacttggtttagtcgtattgatctttcatgcactccaaggttatttaaatatgaacattgaattgtggagcttgttaactccggcattgagggttcgtgtaatcctacgcaatggtgttcatcatccaacaagagtgtagagtatgcatttatctattccgttatgtgatcaatgttgagagtgtccactagtgaaagtctgatccctaggccttgttcctaaatatcgctatcgctcgcttgtttactcgttttactcgtgttactatcaTGCTTGTTTATTGTCCCGCGGCAaaacacttttctcggtgccgttgctactgctcactatttattcataccacctgtatttcactatctcttcgccgaactagtgcacctattaggtgtgttggggacacaagagacttcttgctttgtggttgcagggttgcatgagagggatatctttgacctcttcctccctgagttcgataaaccttgggtgatccacttaagggaaacttgccgctgttctacaaacctctgctcttggaggcccaacactgtctacaggaaaaggagggggcgtagacatcagctacCACCCCACCCCGACGCGCCTAGTAGAAGCTCGTGGTGCCGCCACGCCAGACGACCGCCAGGAGGTTGCTATAGAGGCCGAGGGCGTGGGAGAACACTGGGATGCACCGGGGTCGCGGAGCTTGGGGCCGAGCCTCCCCCACCAAGATCTCGTGCCACTGGGGACGTTGCGGTGCGAAAGGCCCCGCCGCCGCTATCCACCGCGAGGGCTTCGCCCGACGGTTTCCTCCGGCGGCCGCGACGCGGCGGGCATGGGTGGAGGGAGGGTGGCAGCACGGTGGGCTAGGGTTCCCCCGAGCCGCCCTTGCGCGGCGACGCGAGGGACAAATCAGTTTGGTACCCAAATACAATTTTTCCACAACGACTTTGAGTTATTAAGTTGTGataataatctctccgtcgcgttgATTTTGACCAATAATTAATCCAACATTACGCATGTAATGTTAAATCATCTCTATAAAAATCTCATTTGTAGTTAGAAGCACATTTTTGAGATTCAGATTTAGTAATACTAGTACATTACCATTGTAGTTTGGCAATAAAGGAGTACTATTTTATTTGCTAAATTCTGGCTAAATATCTTTTTCAGTTAACATTGTTAGCGAATATGTATTGCGCTTGGTTGTAATGATCTCAATCAACAGACGGTGCGCGAAAGCGAAAAATCCGCTTGGGCCCGCTCCGTGTCGTCCCCCACGGGCGACCGGGGCGGTGACTTTGATTGAGTTGGTTAGTAGTCTATGAAGTTTGATAATCTGCATTATGATTCGTGCTAGTTATAAGTTGTAACTGAGATTTGATAACTATCATCTGACTGAAtacgaagtttttttttttgacaatcaataccacatatattcatagtaacaaatagtacatggtagagatacatgaactgactccaacgattacaaaataaagtctaaaagatagtaacaaatcttcgaggtcttcaatttctttcttcttccgaacacaatcttgtactcttgtgaaggcagccaaagatacatAACGAACCATAtacctgtagataccgacgaaagttctcccataattttttgagccgcaatgccaagactgcgtgcacgcacgcaaccattaaagcagtcatacaacatcggcaagagtaccaacaccagtataccagggaataataaccaactagctttgtcgtcgtcgatggagagccgagagtacgaatcaccattgtcgaggacgtagcagccgggacaaaaactgcgaggataatcctcctcgcggcaacaacgacaaaagatccaaaatcgatctggcgaagcaagatccgaagacccatacctaaaaaattgtgattgttcaacaccaccattgacgccgggaagaagatctcgtcgctgaACGAAagtccgaagatcacttattgcatacGATACCATCttcattgaggggaaaccaacaagaaggcggctaccaaaattctaacataatctaatgaaaacaatacttttattcaaaactccacgcatagatcgggttccccactcctcctgacgccggcgaagccgaccggaggagggggaaccaatctatggagaaggatgaactggaggcggctagggttagggtggcGGCTGAGAGGAGAGACCAAACGGTATGGATGCTTTTAATACAACCACTGAACGTGTTGAGTGACAAAcaaccaactccaatataatagtatgaAAGATCCTTTGATTTGTGACGAATGCTAGATGTGAATGTTTTGTACAGATCTTGACTGAATACGAAGTTAGTTCTCAATcaactgagaaatagtcacacacCCAAGGAAAAACTCTCTATCTTTTTTGCCTGTTTTGCAACCGCCAGCAATATTCGATGCATTAGCTAGAATAGAGATGAAAATCTAACGACTGCCTTAGTAACTCAAGCTGCTAGGCCAGATGCGACCACCAGTTCTGCGAAGCGAGCACGGTGCACGGCGTCACGGCGCCACGCGCTCCGTCCATCCTCGCCTTGCACCACATCCACGTCGGCCTGTCGTCGTCTCCTTGGAGGATTCTCACCTGGAGCTCGAGCTCCACGGCGCCGGCTCTTTCCGCCGCCGCGATGCGGCTACGCAGGTGCTCGGGCAGGCGGCCAGCACCGTCGTCCCAGTCCCACGAAAGCTTGAAGGGCACCTCCCGCGCCCCTTTCCACGGCACGCAGAAGTCGGGCGTCCGGCCTGACGCTAGGGTGAAGCCGCCGTAGGCCACAACGGCCTCTCCGTGGTGGTAGCACCGCCCCGTAGCGCGGCGGTTGCTGGCGTGCAGGACGGCGTCGAAGGCGCGAGGGATGATGGACGACGCGAACGGAGCCTCCGTCGTGGTGATGTTGCCTGGGATCGTCGTGAGGTGGACGGAGAACTGGGGTGGCAGGTCGTAGGCGAAGTAATAGCAGAGGGTGGACATGGTCCAGATCAAGGTGGTCATTCCGCACACCTCGGTGATGATGTACCTAGGCCAGTTGAGCACCGGCCGTTTGAAGAAGTATTTGGCGTCGCCCCGAAAGACGGGAAGAGTACTACGTCGACGTCGAGGCATCATGGCAGGCTACGGGATTTTCTCTTTTAGCAAATTGAAGCACAGAGGATGGAACGCGATCAGAGGAGATTTGGCCGGTAGGAAACGAGCTCTTACTAGATCAATATAAATTGCTTATCTAGGGCACTACAACAATAAGATCGATAGGTATTTTGTGGTTTAAAAAGACCGAGAGGTATTTCTGTTGAGGTGGTACCTGAATACGTGATTCTAAGGGTTCTCTTATCTCAACAAATCTCACGGTGTATATACGTACCGTTTACGTGGTGGTTGGCGCAAATAACCTGatggtgttttttttttccttcaccTGTAGAACGTTTGTTAATGAATCCACCtgataataaaaatataaaagtcGGCCTCAGCAACAAGAAGATGACAAAGCCTGGATGATGCACACGACCAACACACCGAATATCTCGAACAAAATCCGTGTGGAAGGGAAAGGATTTCGTTGAGTTACCGGCCAAGATTGTTGGATATATTAGCAATtttccgcatgatataattaaaacagaaaataaataaaacacgACTAGAAAAGGGATAACCAAACTAGTCATGGCATCTAAGAGGGAAAACGATAAAAAACAATTCTAGACAAGATAACATACATGACATCGGAAGAAGACCTGTTCGCGTTGCCGGTGTTGTCGCCCATGTCGTTGTAGAGGCtgctgatgtcggggaagaagtcgtcgtcGGAGAAGAAGAACTCGTCCGCGTCCGTGATGTGGTCAGTAGTCGCACAGAAAGGCTCCGCGAAAACCTTATCGTCGCTCTCCCGTACATGATCTCAAGCGTCGGGGcttcggaggcctactgtcccgactCGCGGTGCACGCCGCAAGACGGGATGGGGAAGACCTTGATCGGCGCGAAGTTCTGGAACTTGGGAGGCTGTAGTGTTTCGTGTGTGCTTCTAGAGTGGAGCGACCTCGCTTTATATACAAAAAAGTGGAGGCAAACAGGCTGCGGTGGGAGATGAAATGAAGGGATGGAAGACGAACTAAACAGGCAGCGCTATTCATTGTCCACTAAGTAAAAACGTTTCAGATTTGTGTGTGCAACCGTTCATTCAAATTCCATTCCTGCATGACAAAAAGGAAGAGAAGCCCTCAgctcgaggcattcccgcaaaTCGCGGCGAGGCAAGTGAGCGGGGGAGTTCTCTTCTCATGCTTGTACACCAAGTGGTGCATCCCCTCTTATAAGGAGGTCCAACTCTCTCCAAACTAGCAAGGTAGAACTAAACTTATGTCCCACCCCTTGCCATGCAAATGGGCCAATTAAATCTTTGGGATTTTCAGGAATTGTGGCCTAAATTTGATGGGTTGGGCCTATATTAGCCAAAATTCCAACACAGATTTCATTGCAACCCTAGATCGATGTGTTCAGATGGGTCTGATGACATGATTAGAAAATCCATCCGCTGATCACCTTCCTCCCCAGCCGTCTCTTTCATCTGCGACCCTCTGATCTAAACCAAGGCCAGTATAATCTGACGCCGCTCTCCCCTTCTCCGCCTCGTCTTTTTTGTACTGGATATCGAATTTTGCTCATAATGTTAGCAGCGACGACTGTTTGTTTCTTACAGATCAGATCAAGCCCTGACACAGCATGGCTGACAAAAAAGCCGACGATCCAGAACCGATTGACGTGATCCTCCTCAACCCCCGGGAAGAAGTTGTGATGAGAGCCTGCGGTGCAATCGCTGGTGTACTCTTGGCAGTGATGTTAGTGGCTGCGATCCTCGCCCTCACGTCCACGCCCACAACGGAAGATGCCGTGTTCACCATGGGCCTCGTCTCCTTCTCGGGGCTGAACGCGACGGTTGGCCCCACGGTTTCCTCAGCGTTCACGCTCAAGCTGCACGTCGAGAACCCCTGCATCATTCAACCGTGGTGCTCCAATGGCGGCGAGGTGGTCGTCTCCTACTCGGGCGTCGCCCTCGCATGGGGCCATGTGCCGGCCTTCTGCGTGCGGAGGGGCTCGGCGTCGGAGTTTACACTGCTACCGTGGGGTTGGGAGGTTGGCCTGACGGAGGATTTGCGGCGACGTATCTTATCAGAATGGCGCACGGGCACAGCTCAGGTCTCGGTAGAGGTGAGGTTGTTTAGCCCTGATAGTTGGACGCAGACAGAGGTGCGCGGTGGTCAAACCTTTCTCCGATTCCAGCCTTTTAGCATTAGCTAACAGCTCGGTATGTATAACTGCAAAAAATTCCATTACTCAAACCTCCGTACAGAATTTATTTACTTGTCACTCCCTCCATTCACTAacataaaatattttaaattttagtAGATTTCTCTAGTTTCGTATG contains:
- the LOC124663227 gene encoding uncharacterized protein LOC124663227, which encodes MTTLIWTMSTLCYYFAYDLPPQFSVHLTTIPGNITTTEAPFASSIIPRAFDAVLHASNRRATGRCYHHGEAVVAYGGFTLASGRTPDFCVPWKGAREVPFKLSWDWDDGAGRLPEHLRSRIAAAERAGAVELELQVRILQGDDDRPTWMWCKARMDGARGAVTPCTVLASQNWWSHLA